The following are encoded together in the Oncorhynchus kisutch isolate 150728-3 linkage group LG8, Okis_V2, whole genome shotgun sequence genome:
- the LOC109895234 gene encoding kinesin-like protein kif7 isoform X2, whose protein sequence is MSPKVPGHGRVEDTAVQVAVRVRPLLPKELLHSHESCMTADPEQRRVTLGHDRHFHCDFLFEETSCQEEVYAVCVQPLIEAFFQGFNATVFAYGQTGSGKTYTIGEANLSSFRDEEQGIIPRAVAEVFKLLDENDLSDFSVRVSYLEVYKEDFRDLLEVETASKDIHIREDDKGNIVLCGVKECEVEGLDEVLSLLESGNTARHTGATQMNPHSSRSHTIFSVHMDQRSGSSRAHGNPTTGTGPHVLSSKFHFVDLAGSERILRTGNTGERLKESIQINSGLLALGNVIGALGDPKRRGTHIPYRDSKITRILKDSLGGNAKTLMIACISPSSADFDESLNTLNYAKRARNIQNRATVNCRGETDRVEGLEQQIRALRRALENRQRSETRIIARSDPDRRLRPGEGEIIRLQAQSAHYRTCTDTAYRLLCELQGEGVLTAEQGLRVKDWLCSVEEERSGLTTASGPDSGIESSSTEDTSALRRGRAAVKNQEAESGGEELGRKREESMAQLQGQVQQLERENTDFLAALEDAMEQYKQQSDKLQEQQDVIVELQCLLSGPGVPRLGLHLTPRPHTAPQGSTSHSHNGLTNRQVSPVDCVESSSFGDQIQCGYGQSSHDHEDLGEREVKDSEEEDTYVNMSHDRRKHVNLTWTKRDIMGGSAVGGRGLLSQLPGLPASEQFSTRRPSNSSVGDSSVGLGSEWGLLQAQQKIRELSVTIRMKEELIRELVKTGKDAQALNRQYTRKISALEGEAEQARQEVQEAQRQLQDLEKHEKETSGVTDRTRAQECRRKIAAAQSKVQVLSQRQRDTAQLASLSAQSERRVSELERSVQGMRQQQEQLQRRLRHESQQKRRLETEMQRRTHRVKELEIKNEQQQKILRIKTEEIAAFQRQRRSGSNGSVISLEEQLIEEQKRWLDEEMESVLEQRKGLEDLEGELTKREQILAKKEALLQERSGLETKRLRSSQALSEDLVTLSGRIESLERELSERNGLLRSSSAQDSQQIRQEINNLRQEKDTLLKQRVELDDKLRQGSLLSPEEERSVFQLDEAIEALDAAIEYKNEAITQRQRQLRASASMLSQWEMNLMAKLSYLSASETRALLCKYFDKVVSLREEERKLQLALADLEMRGEEQLQLVQWLENALDRTQLDTDRRLTQQQKEHERSVQLLLQQCREQMDEGLAGRQRQYEGWIHNLSKELNHYKAANLELSNRFRELCGNASQPMEQGKVLVFEGRTAGSGSVERLSRGPDDSRRGGPGEPERPTRSREEIRELVNAPLPATWRRSSLPTEDPCGMEELQQRVAVETPVNRVVQTGMGPWSGTTSLPFAKSRRESRRSSLNTGPLISNNSRIDVRKNPV, encoded by the exons ATGTCTCCCAAAGTGCCTGGCCATGGCAGGGTGGAGGACACGGCGGTACAGGTCGCTGTTCGAGTGCGCCCCCTGCTGCCCAAGGAGCTGCTGCACAGCCACGAGAGCTGCATGACGGCTGACCCTGAGCAGCGCAGGGTCACTCTGGGTCACGACCGACACTTTCACTGTGACTTCCTGTTTGAGGAGACCAGCTGCCAGGAGGAGGTGTACGCTGTGTGTGTCCAGCCCCTCATAGAGGCCTTCTTTCAGGGCTTCAACGCCACTGTCTTCGCCTATGGTCAGACAGGCTCTGGGAAGACCTACACTATCGGAGAAGCCAACCTTT ctTCCTTTAGGGATGAGGAGCAGGGCATCATCCCCAGGGCTGTGGCTGAGGTCTTCAAGCTGCTGGATGAGAATGACCTCAGTGACTTCTCTGTCCGAGTGTCTTACCTGGAGGTGTACAAGGAGGACTTCAGGGACCTGCTGGAGGTGGAGACAGCCAGCAAGGACATCCACATCAGAGAGGATGACAAGGGCAACATTG TGCTGTGCGGGGTGAAGGAGTGTGAAGTGGAGGGGCTGGACGAGGTGCTGAGCCTGCTGGAGTCTGGCAACACGGCCAGACACACAGGTGCCACCCAGATGAACCCCCACTCTAGCCGCTCACACACCATCTTCAGTGTGCACATGGACCAGCGCAGTGGCAGCTCCCGGGCCCATGGTAACCCCACCACGGGCACCGGGCCTCACGTCCTCTCCTCTAAGTTTCACTTTGTGGACCTAGCGGGGTCGGAGAGGATCCTCCGCACAGGGAACACAGGGGAGAGGCTGAAGGAGAGCATCCAGATCAACAGTGGGCTGCTAGCCCTGGGGAATGTCATAGGAGCCCTGGGAGACCCCAAGAGGAGAGGCACCCACATACCATACAGGGACTCCAAAATCACCAG GATCTTGAAAGATTCTCTGGGAGGAAACGCCAAGACGCTGATGATTGCATGCATCAGCCCCTCCTCTGCGGACTTTGACGAGAGCCTGAACACACTGAACTACGCCAAGCGAGCCCGCAACATCCAGAATCGGGCCACGGTGAACTGCCGAGGAGAGACGGACCGTGTGGAGGGGCTGGAGCAGCAGATCCGGGCGCTTCGCAGGGCCCTTGAGAACCGCCAACGCTCAGAGACCCGTATCATCGCCCGCTCGGACCCAGACAGGCGATTGCGCCCCGGAGAGGGAGAGATCATCAGACTGCAAGCCCAGAGTGCCCACTACAGGACCTGCACTGACACTGCATACAG GTTGCTGTGTGAGCTGCAGGGTGAGGGGGTGCTGACTGCGGAGCAAGGCCTGAGGGTGAAGGACTGGCTGTGTTCTGTGGAGGAAGAACGCAGCGGCCTGACCACTGCCTCAGGACCTGACAGCGGCATCGAGAGCAGCTCCACCGAGGACACCTCCGCTCTGAGGAGGGGGAGGGCTGCAGTCAAGAACCAG GAGGCAGAGAGTGGTGGGGAGGAGTTGGGCCGTAAGAGGGAGGAGAGTATGGCTCAGCTCCAGGGCCAGGTCcagcagctggagagagagaacacagacttCCTGGCTGCTCTGGAGGACGCTATGGAGCAGTACAAACAGCAG aGTGATAAGCTGCAGGAGCAGCAGGATGTGATAGTGGAGCTGCAGTGTCTGCTCTCGGGGCCAGGTGTACCGAGGTTGGGATTACACCTGACACCACGCCCCCACACCGCCCCCCAGGGCTCCACGAGCCACTCCCACAATGGACTCACCAACAGACAG GTTAGTCCAGTGGACTGTGTGGAGAGCAGCTCATTTGGTGACCAGATCCAGTGTGGTTATGGTCAATCTTCTCATGACCACGAAGACctaggagaaagagaggtgaaggACTCTGAGGAGGAGGACACTTACGTCAACATGAGCCACGACAGACGGAA ACACGTGAATCTGACTTGGACTAAGAGAGATATTATGGGTGGATCAGCAGTTGGAGGGAGAGGTCTCCTGTCTCAGCTGCCTGGGCTGCCTGCCTCTGAACAATTCTCCACCAGGCGTCCAT CCAACTCTAGTGTAGGGGACAGCTCAGTGGGTCTGGGGTCAGAGTGGGGCCTGCTACAGGCCCAGCAGAAGATCAGAGAGCTGTCTGTCACCATCCGCATGAAGGAGGAGCTCATCAGAGAACTGGTCAAGACAG GTAAAGACGCCCAGGCTCTGAACAGGCAGTACACCCGTAAGATCTCTGCCCTGGAGGGGGAAGCTGAGCAGGCCAGGCAGGAGGTCCAGGAGGCCCAGAGACAGCTTCAGGACCTGGAGAAACATGAGAAGGAGACCAGCGGTGTCACTGACAGGACCAGGGCCCAGGAGTGTCGCAGGAAGATAGCTGCagcacagagcaaagtacag GTCCTGAGCCAGCGTCAGAGGGACACGGCGCAGCTGGCCTCACTGTCTGCACAGAGCGAGCGGCGTGTTTCGGAGCTGGAGCGCAGCGTGCAGGGCAtgaggcagcagcaggagcagctgcAGAGACGTCTGCGACACGAGAGCCAACAGAAACGACGCCTGGAGACAGAGATGCAGCGACGCACGCACAGAGTCAAG GAGCTGGAGATAAAGAATGAACAGCAGCAGAAGATCCTGAGGATAAAGACTGAGGAGATTGCTGCCTTCCAGAGACAGAGACGCAGCGGCAGCAACGGCTCTGTCATATCACTGGAGGAGCAACTG ATTGAGGAGCAGAAGCGCTGGCTGGATGAGGAGATGGAAAGTGTTCTGGAGCAGAGGAAAGGACTGGAGGACCTGGAGGGAGAGCTGACCAAGAGGGAACAGATCCTAGCCAAGAAGGAGGCCCTGCTGCAGGAGCGCAGTGGCCTGGAGACCAAAAGACTCCGCTCcagtcag gccctCAGTGAGGACCTTGTGACGTTGTCTGGCCGTATCGAGTCTCTGGAGCGGGAGCTGAGTGAGAGGAACGGCCTGCTCCGCAGCAGCAGTGCCCAGGACTCCCAGCAGATCCGCCAGGAGATCAACAACCTGCGCCAGGAGAAGGACACACTGCTCAAACAGAGAGTGGAGCTGGATGACAAACTACGGCAGGGTAGTCTGCTCTCACCAGAG GAGGAGCGGTCTGTGTTCCAGCTGGACGAGGCCATCGAGGCTCTGGACGCTGCTATAGAGTATAAGAACGAGGCCATCACCCAGAGACAAAGGCAGCTGAGGGCCTCTGCCAGCATGCTCTCCCAGTGGGAGATGAACCTTATGGCCAAACTCAGCTACCTGTCTGCCTCAGAGACCCGTGCGCTGCTCTGCAAGTACTTTGacaag gtggtgtCGCTGCGGGAGGAGGAGcgtaagctgcagctggccctggCAGATCTAGAGATGCGTGGTGAGGAGCAGCTACAGCTGGTGCAGTGGCTGGAGAACGCTCTGGACCGCACGCAGCTCGACACGGACCGCAGGCTCACACAGCAGCAGAAGGAGCACGAGAGGAGTGTACAGCTACTGCTGCAGCAGTGCCGAG AGCAAATGGACGAGGGCCTGGCGGGGAGGCAGAGGCAGTACGAAGGCTGGATCCATAACCTCAGTAAAGAGCTCAACCACTACAAGGCTGCCAACCTGGAACTGAGCAACCGGTTCAGGGAGCTGTGTGGCAACGCCAGCCAGCCCATGGAGCAGGGAAAGG TTCTGGTCTTTGAGGGCAGAACAGCAGGCAGTGGCAGTGTGGAGAGGCTGAGCCGTGGCCCAGACGACAGCCGTAGGGGAGGGCCAGGGGAGCCAGAGAGACCAACCAGGTCCCGGGAGGAAATAAGGGAGCTGGTCAACGCCCCTCTCCCTGCCACATGGAGGCGCTCCTCCCTCCCCACCGAGGACCCCTGCGGCATGGAGGAGCTACAGCAGCGGGTGGCCGTGGAGACGCCTGTAAACCGGGTGGTTCAGACAGGCATGGGGCCTTGGAGTGGAACGACATCTCTGCCATTTGCCAAATCACGCAGAGAGTCCCGCCGATCCAGCCTCAACACCGGACCGCTGATCTCAAACAATTCCAGAATTGATGTGAGGAAAAATCCTGTTTAA
- the LOC109895234 gene encoding kinesin-like protein kif7 isoform X1: MSPKVPGHGRVEDTAVQVAVRVRPLLPKELLHSHESCMTADPEQRRVTLGHDRHFHCDFLFEETSCQEEVYAVCVQPLIEAFFQGFNATVFAYGQTGSGKTYTIGEANLSSFRDEEQGIIPRAVAEVFKLLDENDLSDFSVRVSYLEVYKEDFRDLLEVETASKDIHIREDDKGNIVLCGVKECEVEGLDEVLSLLESGNTARHTGATQMNPHSSRSHTIFSVHMDQRSGSSRAHGNPTTGTGPHVLSSKFHFVDLAGSERILRTGNTGERLKESIQINSGLLALGNVIGALGDPKRRGTHIPYRDSKITRILKDSLGGNAKTLMIACISPSSADFDESLNTLNYAKRARNIQNRATVNCRGETDRVEGLEQQIRALRRALENRQRSETRIIARSDPDRRLRPGEGEIIRLQAQSAHYRTCTDTAYRLLCELQGEGVLTAEQGLRVKDWLCSVEEERSGLTTASGPDSGIESSSTEDTSALRRGRAAVKNQEAESGGEELGRKREESMAQLQGQVQQLERENTDFLAALEDAMEQYKQQSDKLQEQQDVIVELQCLLSGPGVPRLGLHLTPRPHTAPQGSTSHSHNGLTNRQVSPVDCVESSSFGDQIQCGYGQSSHDHEDLGEREVKDSEEEDTYVNMSHDRRKHVNLTWTKRDIMGGSAVGGRGLLSQLPGLPASEQFSTRRPSNSSVGDSSVGLGSEWGLLQAQQKIRELSVTIRMKEELIRELVKTGKDAQALNRQYTRKISALEGEAEQARQEVQEAQRQLQDLEKHEKETSGVTDRTRAQECRRKIAAAQSKVQVLSQRQRDTAQLASLSAQSERRVSELERSVQGMRQQQEQLQRRLRHESQQKRRLETEMQRRTHRVKELEIKNEQQQKILRIKTEEIAAFQRQRRSGSNGSVISLEEQLKIEEQKRWLDEEMESVLEQRKGLEDLEGELTKREQILAKKEALLQERSGLETKRLRSSQALSEDLVTLSGRIESLERELSERNGLLRSSSAQDSQQIRQEINNLRQEKDTLLKQRVELDDKLRQGSLLSPEEERSVFQLDEAIEALDAAIEYKNEAITQRQRQLRASASMLSQWEMNLMAKLSYLSASETRALLCKYFDKVVSLREEERKLQLALADLEMRGEEQLQLVQWLENALDRTQLDTDRRLTQQQKEHERSVQLLLQQCREQMDEGLAGRQRQYEGWIHNLSKELNHYKAANLELSNRFRELCGNASQPMEQGKVLVFEGRTAGSGSVERLSRGPDDSRRGGPGEPERPTRSREEIRELVNAPLPATWRRSSLPTEDPCGMEELQQRVAVETPVNRVVQTGMGPWSGTTSLPFAKSRRESRRSSLNTGPLISNNSRIDVRKNPV; the protein is encoded by the exons ATGTCTCCCAAAGTGCCTGGCCATGGCAGGGTGGAGGACACGGCGGTACAGGTCGCTGTTCGAGTGCGCCCCCTGCTGCCCAAGGAGCTGCTGCACAGCCACGAGAGCTGCATGACGGCTGACCCTGAGCAGCGCAGGGTCACTCTGGGTCACGACCGACACTTTCACTGTGACTTCCTGTTTGAGGAGACCAGCTGCCAGGAGGAGGTGTACGCTGTGTGTGTCCAGCCCCTCATAGAGGCCTTCTTTCAGGGCTTCAACGCCACTGTCTTCGCCTATGGTCAGACAGGCTCTGGGAAGACCTACACTATCGGAGAAGCCAACCTTT ctTCCTTTAGGGATGAGGAGCAGGGCATCATCCCCAGGGCTGTGGCTGAGGTCTTCAAGCTGCTGGATGAGAATGACCTCAGTGACTTCTCTGTCCGAGTGTCTTACCTGGAGGTGTACAAGGAGGACTTCAGGGACCTGCTGGAGGTGGAGACAGCCAGCAAGGACATCCACATCAGAGAGGATGACAAGGGCAACATTG TGCTGTGCGGGGTGAAGGAGTGTGAAGTGGAGGGGCTGGACGAGGTGCTGAGCCTGCTGGAGTCTGGCAACACGGCCAGACACACAGGTGCCACCCAGATGAACCCCCACTCTAGCCGCTCACACACCATCTTCAGTGTGCACATGGACCAGCGCAGTGGCAGCTCCCGGGCCCATGGTAACCCCACCACGGGCACCGGGCCTCACGTCCTCTCCTCTAAGTTTCACTTTGTGGACCTAGCGGGGTCGGAGAGGATCCTCCGCACAGGGAACACAGGGGAGAGGCTGAAGGAGAGCATCCAGATCAACAGTGGGCTGCTAGCCCTGGGGAATGTCATAGGAGCCCTGGGAGACCCCAAGAGGAGAGGCACCCACATACCATACAGGGACTCCAAAATCACCAG GATCTTGAAAGATTCTCTGGGAGGAAACGCCAAGACGCTGATGATTGCATGCATCAGCCCCTCCTCTGCGGACTTTGACGAGAGCCTGAACACACTGAACTACGCCAAGCGAGCCCGCAACATCCAGAATCGGGCCACGGTGAACTGCCGAGGAGAGACGGACCGTGTGGAGGGGCTGGAGCAGCAGATCCGGGCGCTTCGCAGGGCCCTTGAGAACCGCCAACGCTCAGAGACCCGTATCATCGCCCGCTCGGACCCAGACAGGCGATTGCGCCCCGGAGAGGGAGAGATCATCAGACTGCAAGCCCAGAGTGCCCACTACAGGACCTGCACTGACACTGCATACAG GTTGCTGTGTGAGCTGCAGGGTGAGGGGGTGCTGACTGCGGAGCAAGGCCTGAGGGTGAAGGACTGGCTGTGTTCTGTGGAGGAAGAACGCAGCGGCCTGACCACTGCCTCAGGACCTGACAGCGGCATCGAGAGCAGCTCCACCGAGGACACCTCCGCTCTGAGGAGGGGGAGGGCTGCAGTCAAGAACCAG GAGGCAGAGAGTGGTGGGGAGGAGTTGGGCCGTAAGAGGGAGGAGAGTATGGCTCAGCTCCAGGGCCAGGTCcagcagctggagagagagaacacagacttCCTGGCTGCTCTGGAGGACGCTATGGAGCAGTACAAACAGCAG aGTGATAAGCTGCAGGAGCAGCAGGATGTGATAGTGGAGCTGCAGTGTCTGCTCTCGGGGCCAGGTGTACCGAGGTTGGGATTACACCTGACACCACGCCCCCACACCGCCCCCCAGGGCTCCACGAGCCACTCCCACAATGGACTCACCAACAGACAG GTTAGTCCAGTGGACTGTGTGGAGAGCAGCTCATTTGGTGACCAGATCCAGTGTGGTTATGGTCAATCTTCTCATGACCACGAAGACctaggagaaagagaggtgaaggACTCTGAGGAGGAGGACACTTACGTCAACATGAGCCACGACAGACGGAA ACACGTGAATCTGACTTGGACTAAGAGAGATATTATGGGTGGATCAGCAGTTGGAGGGAGAGGTCTCCTGTCTCAGCTGCCTGGGCTGCCTGCCTCTGAACAATTCTCCACCAGGCGTCCAT CCAACTCTAGTGTAGGGGACAGCTCAGTGGGTCTGGGGTCAGAGTGGGGCCTGCTACAGGCCCAGCAGAAGATCAGAGAGCTGTCTGTCACCATCCGCATGAAGGAGGAGCTCATCAGAGAACTGGTCAAGACAG GTAAAGACGCCCAGGCTCTGAACAGGCAGTACACCCGTAAGATCTCTGCCCTGGAGGGGGAAGCTGAGCAGGCCAGGCAGGAGGTCCAGGAGGCCCAGAGACAGCTTCAGGACCTGGAGAAACATGAGAAGGAGACCAGCGGTGTCACTGACAGGACCAGGGCCCAGGAGTGTCGCAGGAAGATAGCTGCagcacagagcaaagtacag GTCCTGAGCCAGCGTCAGAGGGACACGGCGCAGCTGGCCTCACTGTCTGCACAGAGCGAGCGGCGTGTTTCGGAGCTGGAGCGCAGCGTGCAGGGCAtgaggcagcagcaggagcagctgcAGAGACGTCTGCGACACGAGAGCCAACAGAAACGACGCCTGGAGACAGAGATGCAGCGACGCACGCACAGAGTCAAG GAGCTGGAGATAAAGAATGAACAGCAGCAGAAGATCCTGAGGATAAAGACTGAGGAGATTGCTGCCTTCCAGAGACAGAGACGCAGCGGCAGCAACGGCTCTGTCATATCACTGGAGGAGCAACTG AAGATTGAGGAGCAGAAGCGCTGGCTGGATGAGGAGATGGAAAGTGTTCTGGAGCAGAGGAAAGGACTGGAGGACCTGGAGGGAGAGCTGACCAAGAGGGAACAGATCCTAGCCAAGAAGGAGGCCCTGCTGCAGGAGCGCAGTGGCCTGGAGACCAAAAGACTCCGCTCcagtcag gccctCAGTGAGGACCTTGTGACGTTGTCTGGCCGTATCGAGTCTCTGGAGCGGGAGCTGAGTGAGAGGAACGGCCTGCTCCGCAGCAGCAGTGCCCAGGACTCCCAGCAGATCCGCCAGGAGATCAACAACCTGCGCCAGGAGAAGGACACACTGCTCAAACAGAGAGTGGAGCTGGATGACAAACTACGGCAGGGTAGTCTGCTCTCACCAGAG GAGGAGCGGTCTGTGTTCCAGCTGGACGAGGCCATCGAGGCTCTGGACGCTGCTATAGAGTATAAGAACGAGGCCATCACCCAGAGACAAAGGCAGCTGAGGGCCTCTGCCAGCATGCTCTCCCAGTGGGAGATGAACCTTATGGCCAAACTCAGCTACCTGTCTGCCTCAGAGACCCGTGCGCTGCTCTGCAAGTACTTTGacaag gtggtgtCGCTGCGGGAGGAGGAGcgtaagctgcagctggccctggCAGATCTAGAGATGCGTGGTGAGGAGCAGCTACAGCTGGTGCAGTGGCTGGAGAACGCTCTGGACCGCACGCAGCTCGACACGGACCGCAGGCTCACACAGCAGCAGAAGGAGCACGAGAGGAGTGTACAGCTACTGCTGCAGCAGTGCCGAG AGCAAATGGACGAGGGCCTGGCGGGGAGGCAGAGGCAGTACGAAGGCTGGATCCATAACCTCAGTAAAGAGCTCAACCACTACAAGGCTGCCAACCTGGAACTGAGCAACCGGTTCAGGGAGCTGTGTGGCAACGCCAGCCAGCCCATGGAGCAGGGAAAGG TTCTGGTCTTTGAGGGCAGAACAGCAGGCAGTGGCAGTGTGGAGAGGCTGAGCCGTGGCCCAGACGACAGCCGTAGGGGAGGGCCAGGGGAGCCAGAGAGACCAACCAGGTCCCGGGAGGAAATAAGGGAGCTGGTCAACGCCCCTCTCCCTGCCACATGGAGGCGCTCCTCCCTCCCCACCGAGGACCCCTGCGGCATGGAGGAGCTACAGCAGCGGGTGGCCGTGGAGACGCCTGTAAACCGGGTGGTTCAGACAGGCATGGGGCCTTGGAGTGGAACGACATCTCTGCCATTTGCCAAATCACGCAGAGAGTCCCGCCGATCCAGCCTCAACACCGGACCGCTGATCTCAAACAATTCCAGAATTGATGTGAGGAAAAATCCTGTTTAA